The DNA segment tgatataaatatatatatatatgtatatataaagtGAAAAAAGATGGTAGTCAATAATATGGAAAAGAATTTATCAGTTGGTAGGTTTAGAAAAGTATAAAAGGATAATTTGGAAAAGTAAGTAATAAAACTATTTATATTgatcgataaaaaaatatttcaaagatataGAAGTTGTTCACGCTACTtcaaagaaataaatatttaaaaaatcaatatcattaattacaaatttctaatctaccaaatttctaaCAGGACTAGAACAAGTTCATTATAAACACAAGCAGAGACCAGAGATATCCCAAAGCAACATCAAAACTAAACATAAAGACCGATAGAATTAACAAGAATGAAATCATAAATTCAAGGccctttttttttataaataaattcaaggccTTTTCTTGCAACAAGATCTCATTCGTTACCATTAGTactacctggcatcagttctttCTCTTCGACAGGAACTGATACTCCATCCTCACCACCTGTAAGCACTTCCTTTCCCTCCATTGCAACGTCCACCGCCGTACTTTTCTCTTGTCTTGTTTGCGGCCCAAATGCCTCTTCATCAGCCATGATTCCAATATCTACGTTTTTCAAATCCATATTTGCTCCTGAATATGCCCCGAAAACAGGGTCCTTGTCATACTCTTCCAAGTTACTTTTCTCACTTTTGTTGCTGTCGTCAGAACTGGTTTCATGATCGTTCCCGTAAGTTGATGTGGCACCACCTTCCAAGTTGAGGTTGCTGTCAAAATCCATCGAGTGAGCTTCTGGTGCCCGTGGATGCTGCTGTACAGGCAACGCGGTGCTGGTTACTTGTCCGGTCCGTAATCTTTCCCTATAGTTTTCCATCTCCAATTTATATCGTTCCTTGTCTTTGTATGCTTTCTCTTGATAAACCTGAATTTAACAAGATCATAAGAACCTTTTATCATATTTCATGCTTTAAACACATAACGAGTGATCAAGGGAATGACAATCCTGTTGATGAGACATGGAATATGAGATAGATTGTTATTTTACGATACAGAAACCAAAGCATGCTAGATATAGAGATTATAAGCTGTTTGTGCTTCATATGAGATTTTATATGATGAACTTTCTAGCAACTACTACGCTCACATATTTGCTTTACGAAAATAACCGTCAGCCAGTTGCGAAAAAAAGCTCATTTTTTAGTTGTACAAACTTACAGTTCTTTCAGGATCTTGCAACTTGTTCCATAATTCACCAATCATTCTACTTATCTCTCTATCTCTTCCAGGATAAAGTGGTTTCAGCCTCGCGTGCTGTTCGGCAAAGAAAAAGTTATAACCACTTCTGTTAGGCTTCGGATGAGCAGGATCCCTCTTCCTCATTTCGGATTTCTTCCTACGTTTGCGACGTGGAGCCCCCAGTTTCGTCTTGGAACCGTCCATATTTTGAAGAAAATCTTTCTGAATTTGAGGCCAGTTGTGATGGCTGGGAGTTGTCTGTGCTTCTTTACTGGGTACTTGATAAAGAACCCCTTTGAACTCCTCTGAACCAAATTTTACCGTAACAAGATAGCCACCCTCGAATTTCCCATCGATCACACCACAAACTGCGGTACCGGCTGATAGTGCAACTGATACTGCAGATCATCCAGAGGAAAAAGAAACTGTAGTTCAGAatgtaaataaatcaaaaaattcCTTGTCAATGATGAAAATGAAGTAAGGATTGAACATATTTCAGATGGAAATGACTTGGATATTCTTGTCATCCTGTGTAGAATCTAGAATCACCAAAATTAAACTTTTGGTCTCCTGTTCTAAGCCCTTTGTCCCCTTTTTCCCCGCATTATGTGCGCTTGTGTCAAAACGGGATGAAATGCACTAAAAGTTTTGATGCTGGACAAAATGAAATGGAACCTATACATGCTGGATGAATTGCAAAGAAGCCAATAAGCTTAAGATGAAAAAAGTAATTTCCTGGTAAACAATGTACTCCGAAACACATAAGCTAATAGCGAGTTACCTACATTACCGAATCATCCAATAGAAAATGATCAAGAATTGTGCAGAAAAGAAATGAGTGAAAACCTTCGGACACTGGTGCTGCCGGAGGAACTCTATCTTGTACTGAAGTTGCATGAGTTTGTTCAGTGGAAGCTAGTGGTTGAGCAGCACTTGAAGATACATATTGAAAAGCATCTGCAGTATATATATGCATACTGCCCCGTGAGTCAAGAAAAATATTCTAAAAATGCAAGAAAAGACAACCGTTGGACTTTGAAACTGACCGGTGGCTGAAGGAGTCCAACATGTGGCTTTAAAGAAGTAGATTTGTTCGTAGTGGTAAATCAATGAGACATAATACTTTCTAAGTATGAAAGAAGCATTTGTCGCTGAGGAGGGAAAGCTGAAAGCTGCTGTAACATCCTTCCATTTTCTCTCTTTTACAACCTGTATAGATCAAGTCAAGCATCAGTAAGTTTATAAAGCAGTTGATTTCTCAAAACTTAATCTAAGGTCACATCACGTGTGCGTAAAAAGATCGATTTTATTTCTCATTAACAGGAGAGCTGCTTCTGGTTAACATATCAGGATGGTGCACATGAATTATTTATCAAAGTAAATTATTCTCTGCGTCTTCCCATTATTGTATGTTTTTCTTGAACATTTTGCCTATGTACAATCTAAGCAGCATCGAAGAGAACGAACCAAATCAGCAAGTTAAACGTAGAAGAGACAAAATCGAAGATCAACCTAACCTTTGCAATGCCACCGCGAGAAGTGACTTCCACAAAGAGGAGATACAAGTCTAAGTCTCTACCTCCCACAACGGGAATCCTGAAAACCATGTTAACAACTAAGTTAGTGTAGTCCTGAACTCAGCGAATAAGAGCACGAAAATTATCAGAAAACAGTGGCAGATTCCCAAGGCAAATGAAGATCCAGTATAAACTGTGCAATGTATCCAACAGCAGGGCAATTCTACATCAAATGATTAGCAAGATACAGGGGTAGACATACTATGACCGGTGCTCAAGTGTCAATAAATTCAACCAGTTTTATTCTGCACATATTTTCTAGCAACTTAGAGGTATTCGTGATCTTGGAATAAAACATGGGATGAATAAAGTTACATGTCCAAAACAAATTACTCTTCGTCTTCAAGTCGGATATGGGATTAAAGTTGCATCTCTGAGAAAAATATAAATGTTTTTACTTCgtgcttgtgtgtttgccaTATATAGTTAATTTTTAGAACCGGATTCGATACTGTTCCATGAACATGACAAAATATATCTTAATCTGAAAAAAGCACAAGAATCCCTACACTACAATCATAAAAACACCACATTCACACTTAAAACTCACATTTATTGTATTACTCGTTtagaaaaatttgaaatattttcattcGAAAAGCAAATAAACTGCTCATTCCACAGAGACCACCTCTTTTATCTGTACAGAGAGGTCCAAGGAACCCGAAAAATTCGAAATAGAGGCACATACATGAATTTAGTTCCCATGGAAGCATGCAACTTCCTTAAAGTTTCCATAAACAGCTCCCGTGAGCTGAAAACatcttcatatgtggccaatggAGGTGGGTAGGAATGAAAACTAGGGGCTGTTTGGCAGTTGTTTGCAGCAGAGGACGATTCCATTGAAAGCTTTTCACTTTCACCTCCCTCTACCATTCCTTTCTCCACCATAAATAATCTTCTTCACTTTCTTCACAGTCTATACTGCATATACACAGAAGTTCAAAGAATCCAAAAATGTGACTTATTGCAAGAATATAATAAGATAACTCTCCACCAAGAAAACggaaaaatttcataaaacaCTAGCCATTAAGCATGAGCTAAACATTAACATGAATCATACAGATGTAAATATATTAAGCTATATAAAATGTATTCAAGAGAAAGTGACAATCCCAAAACACAGACTTGAAACGCAGACAGAAACTGCATCCATGCATAAGCTCAGAGAATCCAAAATGCTTATTATAAGAGTAGAGTAAATACATTTCTCAACCAAGAAAAGAGACAAGTTTCGTGAAACAATAGCCATTATATTAAGAGTGAATGTTAAAACATGAATATGTATCATTGCAGATGTGAATACATTATGGTATGTAAAATGCATTCACTAAAAAGGGACAAAGTCCCAAAACACAGACATGAAATGCAGACAGAAGACCAAAAGAAACAGCCAGGAGGAACAGAGAATACGTACAACTGTAACACTCAAGAGAACAAAGGAGGGGAAATACCAGATTTCCTCTGAGATCTATAAATGCAAATTAAAACACACTTGCAACTACCCCACTTTAGTAATAAATTAACTCCCAATAGCAGATTAACAAAGCCCGAGAGAAGCACAAAGTACACTAGTCTAGCTGCCGCAGCAATCAATTCTTCCTCAACACCAAGAAATTTTTGTTATACggataaccaaaaaaaaaagaaagataaCTCTTTTCAAATAAATGCACGAATATTCTTGTTTTAACCAATATTTTGCCCATTCCCACAACCCAAATCCCTTCAATGAATTCCTTCCACGCAAGTTGAATCAGAAGAAAAATGCTACGGAACTCAAATAACACTAATTGAATCTGCAAAAGGGCAAAAACCCCACAAAACTGCTATATAACATTTTGGGGTCATCGGTTTTTGCGAAGCAACCAGATTTCAAAATATTTCCAAATGTACAATAGTTAAATGCAGGACCCTTTTAGAGGTAAGCAAATATAGAACCTAAACCCATAGAATCAGCACTTTTCCCTCGTTATTACATGTAAAAAAGAATATAAATGAACTGTATATACTGCAACACTATGCCGGCTACATAATCTTTAGCTGACATTCAAAAGAAATGACAAGCAATTACTACAGGATATACAGTTTTGATAGGAAAGGAAAAAATCCCATGCATTAACAAAAGATGCAGATGTCTATTCTATTCAATCCAATCCAGCCCTTTTCCTCTGACGAGTTTTCAGATTCCGCCAGTAAGAATCCTACGTGGGTatctcaaaaatttattttccccCTCTTTCAAAAAAGATTGATCTTTTCTAGAAATCCACGTTCATATTTCAAGATCAGTACTTTTTTCACCCACTTGGAATTCTCCTTGATAAAATATATCATTTCGATCTATGAAATATGTAACCCCACAAAAAAACGAAAAATGAAATGACACACAAAAATTATACAAGAATGAAATCTTGGAAATGTATggtaatatataatttatctgCTGAAAGCGAAAATATTTTCTCCGATCAATGAAAGAAATGTGAATGGACATACCAACGGAAGGTAAATTTGCATGGTGGAGATATATGATTTTAGGTATACTACCTAATTTGTGATATCAGTGTATTTgtactatattattattatatttataacaAAAATGGCATCTTGAAGAAACATCATTATGATCTTCGTAGGTTTACCTTCAAAATggctgaaaattcaaaaaatttcaatattatttGCATTCGGATTTGTATGTGATTTTTGATATAATTAAGGTAAGacttttaaattatgaaatgttAAGGATCGAAGATATATATCTGAATCCTTTTGTAAATAATCACCACTAAGGAAATATTGACGGATAGGCCCTCGAGTCAtttatcagaatttgaagagttatttttatttttgtttttttgttattgATAATTTTTAGATTAAGGGAAATACTATTGTTAGTATTaatcttaattttcaaaacatTTTTAGGTTAATTTTCCAAATTTTATCATGCACGTGGCTCACAATAACCTTTTTATAATCTTCTCTTGTATTTGTTCGTTTTATTTGCACCAAAcgttttcatttattttattttatttttactaaattttcattatattttatgtaATTTCTATAGTAAcgtatatacataaaaatataaataaaaataaaacttgtGATACAAATACAATACGAAAAAGAAAACCCCGATAATCTACTAACAACTTTTAGAAGATATTTgactaaaattattaaaaatagcttataaCTCCTAGAGTTTAAAAATTGTTTTAGGAATTTATAAGCAACTTATTTTAGAAATAAGTTGTTAAAAAGtttggataaatttattttagacaACTTAAAGATCAAGTGCAATCCTCTCCTGCACTTCCTCCCACATTTCATCCTACACATTTAAATTtagtaaattaatattttactacTCCTCAAATTAaccaatatatattttttcacttCTTGCCTTTATTATAATACAATAATATCTCGTATTTATAGAAATATtgacacataaaaaaatttattgcaaataaatttaatttttcttaaaaaaactatttataataatatataatcttataatcataaatacatatttttatacaCGTATATACATTCATAATAGAAAagtaaaaacattatttaaaaTCTAAGATATAAAAATtactttaatattttaaattaaactttgaaaaataattataatataataaaatattataagaatatttaattatgaATACCAATATTTGAATTTCTCAATTTAAACATTAAAAAATCTCTTCTTCTACCAAATCTAAACGTCTTGTGATATATATACACGCAATAATAGAATTATAGACTTTCTGATCTGAATTTTCACCAACTAAAAACCAAGAAAAATATgctaaaaaccaaaatatagaCCAATACTCACctgaaaaatagaaaaaatatcaTGGATTGCAAAACCGAAAGCTGGTCATgtgtattatttattatattattagggtaaatatatttttgaaattatatcaCATTTGATATTTATCCTAATATTTTAAGATTCATTAAATtagtataatttaaaattttcgatgAGTGGACATGTGATAATATTCGCTCAATATTTTATATCTTTGTTTggttggttttttttttgtacgTTGAATTTATTATGTTTTGTCTAAGATAAATTAATTGATGTTAATAAGCAAATGGGTATTGTAATACTTCAAGATCAGAAATTGAAATTTGATGCATAAAGATTTTTTCTCCAAAATTTAagatttaagaaattttataaaaaaattgaaaaattcaATATCCATAATCATATAATTTttctaatattttattataagttTAATTTCAGTAGAATTTAGTTtagttaaaaattttgatatctaaattttaatcaatgtttttatttttatctgaaTGTATATATACGAATAAacaaatttgttttaaaaatatatattattttaatgtaattattttttaagtaaAATAAAGTTTATTTAAAGCAACCATTTTTATTATATGACAATATTTTCATAAGAACTAGATAtcattaaattataataaatataagtCGTGAAAGAGAGATATAATGGTTAATTTGAGTCGtaacaaatataaaatattaataataaatttaaatatgtcGGAGGAAGTGTAGGAGATTATTGCATTTGCATAAAGATGTGGATATATAtgtttaatattataatatcttgcaattgtaaaaattatcaaaaagaGTATAATGCTATGAAGATAATGTAACGACTACATAttcgaaaatagttttagaataaacctatattaaaaaaaattattttatattttaatttaaaaaaatgtatgttatttggaaattttttaaaaataatatttaataggtGGAAGATAAGACGGATATTTATGAAAACATGCAatgatattttagagagataaaATATTGTTAAAGTAagatctttttttttaaaaaaaaaggtaaGGTTCCCATTACTTTTAAAAAGACATTTTATAACaatttattttgacagcttataagttgtttgaaaaaaattttaccAAGTAGATTTGAACagcttataaaaaaaaattaaggttCCCATTACTTTTAAAAAGACATTTTAtaacaatttatttttacagcttataagttgtttgaaaaaaattttaccAAGCAGATTtgaacagcttataagctccaaATCAGCTTATATATaagttttttatataaattataagCTCAGTCAAACACCTCTTAGTTCAAAATGCTACTATAAACATCACTAAACCTTAATTTTTTTGCTCAAAAAGCATCTCCAACCTTCCTTTTTAATGGAGGATTTCCCAAAATAGAGGAGGGGGATGACTCCAACCCATCTCTTTTGACATAAATTGCGAAAATGTCATCATCGAAAATCGAATAATGGTCCTTTTGTATTTTTTGTccatttcatatttttaaatttcattaaattttttaattaattttagtgttaaatattttttttatctatttttaatatatttgaagtgttttattttttttgattaattatgtgtaattttaatatttataataaacatCAAATAGAAATAATGAACAAGGTGATGAACAAAAATATGTTtggaaattaaaaatagaaaaatggaGTATTTCGTAAAATTAGAGGATATTGATAGAAGAAGTcatatgaatcttgatgagtaagattagcaaacacgattataaattaaatcgcaccctctaaccaataaTCAAAAGATCCAAAAAGTTTTtttcaatctttgaaacaagtaaaattgatagaatttggattttcacctttaatcgacggaacgattaacaacaaaaatcacgacaatcgaaaccaaagaaaactttcagataacttgtatctgacaatcttcagtgagaaatcaattgacaaacgttttcaagtaattaaactgtgaaaagtttgatttgaaaaaccAAAGCAAAACTTtgtataaaattctagagataatttcaataatttttgtataaactgaatctgaattgttattcaaaaataatgaatgtatggtatttatattacaacccaaaataataaaagatattgaaaaaataaatctaaatatatctaaagatatcttctaaaagtttcctagtaggcttaaaattctcaaaataggaaaataatcacaaaatataaaaattcacgcacacacacaaaacacacTGAGTGTGTGTGCGCACATCTTGCGCAGaggcaggcgcgggcgcgcctgaggCTCGAATTGAACAATAAAagttttcttcaatattttcttcACTTCCTTGATCCTTTTGAGCTTCGATAACCTTATAGCTTCCTTCAAAATGATTTCCATGCTTTTCAACTAAATTTCCATGGATCCCAAATCCTTGAATTCTTGACGGCAAATCACGAGACAATTTTTGGAataatatgaatcttcgagcacctcctagattcatatcagactcccattcttcaaaaagatttgtcttcaaatcttgccCCTTGTCAAAAAAAAACCACACAagaattaaaaacttaaaaattatttttcacatGCAATAATGTACTTTGCACACTCATAACCATAGCAAGACTCACGAAATTTCTCATGCACAAATTAAACAACTCAACAGCATTACCATGCAAAAACATGATTATTACTCCATTAAGCATTACAAATAATAAAtttctccccttcttagacctagttaacaCCAACACAATGTTCATAGTTAAGTACAACCATTGCTTTCTAGGAATAAGAAACAATGCACTTGAAATATGTCACTCACAACTCCTCTCAACATATCTCTTCATATGCAACCATAACAAATATTCATCCATTAGACTCATTCTTTTGGATCtctcaaaattaaatttcattCTCAAGACATATACCTTTTCATCAAGCAAATCATGCAATGACGAACATataaataaaaacttatttttttaaaacaaatacttgctcacataaaatttatcataaacACTGCACAAGTATTTTTCAAACCATAAGAATCATGTAACCAAAAGAGATaagaaatcatatatttgtgatCATGTAGTAACTACCACATTTTTCTTACCTCGTCGGTACTTGATCAACTCGTCACTAGCAGTTCGAACTCCTTGAGAACTTATACCAAAATCAACAAGTTCTCTTGCACGAAATACATTCAACTTTCTAACATGCTCATGACTAAAAAACTTCATACCCAACATGATTAACACAATTCTATAATGTTCAACATGTACATTAAAAATTTTgctatatattatgatataatcaatgtataccacaacaaatatATCTCTAGATTCATGCAAAATACTACTCATCAATTCCATGAAAGTACTAGGCACATTAGCTAACCCAAAAATCATCACTAGCCACTTAAGCAAATAAGACTTTCCACCTTTGCCACTCATACAACATTCACACACAACAACATAAaccaaataattctcaacaacaCACACCTACTTACTTACTCTTGTATCACACCAAGATTCTAACACATTAAGAACAAGAAGTGAAACGACTACTACTactctgaattttttttatatataatttaatattttatatctagaacgtataaaaaaaataattatatataaatatgtttaaactcaaaataaaataattttccatTAAAATATTCTACTTAAAAATTTCCATAATATTGCAAgccattaaatattttttaaaataaacataaatttatGCATTaaacatccaaatcaaaaccCCTTAAAATCCTCCACATAAAATTCATAAactcaaaataaatattaaaacttgTGCGGAAAATGTATTAATATTCAAATCCACTCAAAACAAAAACTCGAGCATAGGTCACGGGCTAGCCAGCTGAAGAGAGGCTCATACGTCTTCACCTCCAGTCAGAACAATATACTCTAGTTCATCTGCTTACTCACCTGTACCATTTAattctagtgagcctagaggctcaacacgttctatctcataataacaacatGCTAAAATCCATGCAACATAGAATACATGCAATAtacataatattatatatatatatatacatatatatatatatacatatgcatGTTCTTAACATTTCTATTTCATGATCATAACATAAAAATGTTATACTTAATCTTAACATACATATTCATCATGCATAATTTTAGGGCatatcataacataaacatattaTACTTAATCTTAACATACATATTCATCATGCATAATAATTAGGGCATATcataacataaaaatttattgaatgTTATATCCATGTTGTGTGACATGTCatgtcgattgatcaatctagaAACCAgtgtacgtggcggtgggatcTCTACCTCTTGGCcccttgaaagagtgggtgcccggtgagccaacttgtggctaagggctttgatgactctttgtataaacaatcttttgtttaatataatttacacttttattaatggcaatgactttatctttcttcatattgttatattgtgatatactattgttgttttgataaagaccttgaatatactatagtgtatgtaagatgtggtagaacatggggatgtctatcatgaaacacattttatagtcactgtatattct comes from the Henckelia pumila isolate YLH828 chromosome 1, ASM3356847v2, whole genome shotgun sequence genome and includes:
- the LOC140875357 gene encoding high mobility group B protein 15 produces the protein MVEKGMVEGGESEKLSMESSSAANNCQTAPSFHSYPPPLATYEDVFSSRELFMETLRKLHASMGTKFMIPVVGGRDLDLYLLFVEVTSRGGIAKVVKERKWKDVTAAFSFPSSATNASFILRKYYVSLIYHYEQIYFFKATCWTPSATDAFQYVSSSAAQPLASTEQTHATSVQDRVPPAAPVSEVSVALSAGTAVCGVIDGKFEGGYLVTVKFGSEEFKGVLYQVPSKEAQTTPSHHNWPQIQKDFLQNMDGSKTKLGAPRRKRRKKSEMRKRDPAHPKPNRSGYNFFFAEQHARLKPLYPGRDREISRMIGELWNKLQDPERTVYQEKAYKDKERYKLEMENYRERLRTGQVTSTALPVQQHPRAPEAHSMDFDSNLNLEGGATSTYGNDHETSSDDSNKSEKSNLEEYDKDPVFGAYSGANMDLKNVDIGIMADEEAFGPQTRQEKSTAVDVAMEGKEVLTGGEDGVSVPVEEKELMPGRAFWRTHGRNFGAREMLKIF